From Synergistaceae bacterium, the proteins below share one genomic window:
- a CDS encoding DEAD/DEAH box helicase: MKNTVEVEMEDLTTMNLDTEPEDIANCSRETTFDDFGVRSELLKAITRKGFTSPTPVQQKVLESNAAEKDLIVRAKTGSGKTLAFLLPLLQNMKTRERAPRMLILSPTRELAQQIARETEWLVSFMNISVVSLVGGLEMSPQLRALRDGAAIVVGTPGRTLDHVERGSLDTKNIDCVVLDEGDQMLDMGFRDELEGILNALPAERRTWLFSATMPPEVRELSKRYLKNPVTISLVQDGAQHEDIVHRVYMIPSRRRFEGLVNILLWERPKRSLMFCHTRLESIEMAQRLQDEGFNAAALHGDMTQRERNAVLASFKSGSMPHLVATNVAARGLDVEGVTHVIQLGLPDDKETFVHRSGRTGRAGHEGTNLILLSPLEAGRFKMMLRSTQMKVEWQDVPSLPLIRTAQREVAEEKLLTFQMNSESQSGYMEWASDLLQRAEPKVLVAKLLETLNSRTAKGYSLNADLDHERERRQRSASRIERGEGRGEGQEERRFSSSRPRGTITRLRSSQGAIKDVGRILNALCSALKVERCEVGAIRLKDDHVLVELLPVALARLEQGWAGLAKWGLFPEDNPVRYIKTRSHDARSHDAVAKPRDPVRPSRLSQNSGRSPRDSYERKGEGDKEYREHAIRGKRSDG, from the coding sequence ATGAAAAATACTGTAGAAGTAGAAATGGAAGATTTGACCACAATGAACTTGGACACGGAACCCGAGGACATCGCTAACTGTTCGCGCGAGACGACTTTCGACGACTTCGGGGTGAGAAGCGAGCTGCTGAAAGCCATTACTCGTAAGGGTTTTACCTCTCCGACACCCGTTCAGCAAAAAGTGCTTGAGTCTAACGCGGCGGAAAAAGATCTTATCGTTCGTGCCAAAACAGGATCTGGAAAAACTTTGGCGTTTCTTTTACCTCTTTTGCAAAACATGAAGACGAGAGAACGCGCTCCCCGAATGCTGATTTTATCTCCCACGCGGGAGCTAGCTCAGCAGATCGCGAGAGAAACGGAGTGGTTGGTGAGCTTTATGAACATTTCGGTGGTGTCGCTGGTGGGAGGACTGGAAATGTCCCCGCAATTGCGCGCCCTGAGAGACGGAGCGGCCATCGTGGTGGGCACGCCGGGCAGGACCTTGGACCACGTGGAACGAGGAAGCCTGGACACGAAAAACATCGACTGTGTTGTCCTAGACGAAGGCGACCAGATGTTGGATATGGGATTTCGTGACGAGTTGGAGGGAATCCTGAACGCCCTGCCCGCGGAACGGCGGACGTGGCTTTTCTCCGCGACGATGCCGCCTGAGGTTCGTGAGCTTTCGAAGCGCTATCTCAAGAACCCTGTAACCATTTCCCTGGTGCAGGACGGCGCTCAGCACGAGGACATCGTGCACCGGGTCTATATGATCCCCTCCCGGCGTCGTTTCGAGGGATTGGTGAACATTCTTCTCTGGGAGCGTCCCAAACGTAGCCTGATGTTTTGTCACACACGCCTTGAGTCCATTGAAATGGCACAGAGGCTTCAAGACGAGGGCTTCAACGCGGCGGCTTTGCATGGAGACATGACCCAAAGAGAGCGCAACGCGGTCTTGGCCTCCTTCAAGTCGGGGTCTATGCCCCACTTGGTCGCCACCAACGTAGCGGCTCGTGGTCTGGACGTGGAGGGCGTCACTCATGTCATCCAACTGGGGCTGCCTGACGACAAGGAGACCTTCGTTCACCGCAGCGGACGCACGGGCAGGGCCGGACACGAGGGAACGAACTTAATCCTCTTGTCCCCCTTGGAGGCAGGGCGCTTCAAAATGATGCTGCGCTCGACCCAGATGAAGGTGGAATGGCAGGACGTGCCAAGCCTCCCGTTGATCCGCACGGCTCAACGAGAAGTGGCGGAGGAAAAGCTCCTGACCTTCCAGATGAACTCCGAAAGTCAGTCAGGTTACATGGAATGGGCTTCCGATCTATTGCAACGCGCCGAGCCGAAAGTGCTGGTGGCGAAACTTCTTGAGACTCTAAATTCTCGCACAGCAAAGGGTTATAGCCTGAACGCGGACTTGGATCATGAGCGCGAGAGACGGCAGCGTAGCGCCTCTAGGATTGAGCGTGGCGAAGGCCGCGGAGAAGGCCAGGAAGAAAGACGTTTTTCCAGCTCTCGCCCCAGAGGAACTATAACCCGCCTCCGCAGCAGTCAGGGAGCAATCAAAGATGTGGGACGCATTTTAAACGCTCTCTGTTCCGCTTTGAAGGTTGAGCGTTGCGAGGTGGGGGCTATTCGCCTGAAAGACGATCATGTGTTGGTGGAGCTTTTGCCCGTGGCTTTGGCCCGCCTGGAGCAAGGCTGGGCTGGACTGGCGAAATGGGGATTGTTCCCGGAGGACAACCCGGTGCGATACATCAAAACGAGATCTCATGACGCGAGATCTCACGATGCCGTAGCGAAACCCCGAGACCCGGTTCGACCCTCCCGACTCTCCCAAAATTCGGGAAGGAGCCCACGCGATTCTTACGAACGCAAGGGTGAAGGAGATAAAGAGTACAGAGAACACGCCATTCGAGGAAAACGGAGCGACGGATAG
- the hypD gene encoding hydrogenase formation protein HypD: protein MSEFSSIGVESAAAHRFEAMREKLADFLRERRNLTFMEVCGTHTVAIFRSGLRSLLPEGLRLLSGPGCPVCVTDQGEIDIALNLAKKDYVILTYGDMLRVPGSSGSLLELKGQGARVEVVVSAIQSIEIALAHPESEVVFLGVGFETTAPATAVTLNQARQVGLTNLSVLCLHKTVPSALRVLASNPALKIDGFILPGNVTVVAGMDDYAFLTEALGKAAAAAGFEPEEILAALVDLARQVTTGHFRLNAYRKQETPRGGNPVARKLLSEVFDPCDSRWRGMGVIPGSGYRVRKEYARFDATEKFGLSPVSVPNNGCRCGEVLSGVLTPPECELYGTACTPLTPVGPCMVSSEGTCGAWHRFNR from the coding sequence GTGTCTGAGTTTTCGAGTATAGGGGTGGAGAGCGCGGCGGCGCACCGGTTCGAGGCGATGCGGGAGAAGCTGGCGGATTTTTTGCGGGAGCGGAGGAACCTCACTTTTATGGAGGTTTGCGGAACTCACACCGTGGCTATTTTTCGGTCGGGCCTGCGTTCTCTGTTGCCCGAAGGATTGCGGCTTCTGTCCGGTCCGGGGTGTCCCGTTTGCGTTACCGATCAAGGGGAGATCGATATAGCCTTGAACTTGGCGAAAAAAGACTACGTCATTCTCACCTATGGCGACATGCTACGAGTTCCAGGGTCGTCGGGTTCCCTTCTGGAGTTGAAAGGCCAAGGAGCGCGGGTGGAGGTTGTGGTCTCCGCTATACAGTCCATTGAAATCGCTCTAGCCCACCCGGAAAGTGAAGTGGTCTTTTTGGGCGTGGGATTTGAAACCACGGCTCCGGCCACGGCTGTGACTTTGAATCAGGCCCGGCAGGTGGGCCTCACGAATCTTTCGGTTTTGTGCCTTCACAAGACGGTGCCGTCGGCTCTGCGCGTTCTCGCCTCCAACCCTGCCCTGAAAATCGACGGGTTTATCCTTCCGGGAAACGTGACGGTCGTAGCCGGAATGGACGACTACGCTTTTCTAACGGAGGCGTTGGGTAAGGCGGCGGCTGCGGCGGGCTTTGAGCCTGAGGAAATCTTAGCCGCGCTGGTGGACCTGGCGAGGCAGGTGACGACCGGGCATTTTCGCCTGAATGCCTACCGGAAACAGGAGACCCCCAGAGGAGGGAATCCCGTGGCGCGCAAGCTCCTGTCGGAGGTCTTTGACCCCTGTGATTCCCGATGGCGGGGTATGGGTGTTATCCCCGGTTCCGGCTACCGTGTAAGGAAGGAATACGCGCGTTTCGACGCCACCGAAAAATTCGGGCTGTCCCCCGTCTCGGTTCCCAATAATGGCTGCCGGTGCGGCGAGGTTCTGTCGGGAGTTTTGACCCCACCCGAGTGTGAACTCTACGGAACGGCCTGCACGCCCTTGACCCCAGTGGGACCTTGCATGGTCTCCAGCGAGGGGACCTGCGGTGCGTGGCACAGGTTTAACCGATGA
- a CDS encoding HypC/HybG/HupF family hydrogenase formation chaperone, protein MCLAVPYTLEEIHADGSARAVANGVAMNIRLDLLETPVRGDVVLAHAGFAIQKLDKGESEELTALWAEIERAEKTAGTSTSRV, encoded by the coding sequence ATGTGTTTGGCTGTGCCCTACACTCTGGAGGAAATTCACGCTGACGGCTCGGCCCGGGCGGTGGCCAATGGCGTGGCGATGAATATTCGCCTGGATCTACTAGAGACCCCAGTTCGGGGAGATGTGGTGCTGGCGCACGCCGGCTTCGCGATCCAAAAGCTGGATAAAGGAGAGTCCGAAGAACTGACCGCTCTGTGGGCTGAGATTGAACGCGCGGAAAAAACCGCTGGAACGTCTACCTCTCGTGTCTGA
- the lysS gene encoding lysine--tRNA ligase, protein MIVNGTTENQEQSENEILRQRKDKLQRLREEEGYDPYVVEKWDRKDSIEEIRARHDHLQPDDVARDVGIRTAGRLMTLRRQGKATFADLGDESGRMQLYFQINEVGEESYNFLKKWVDTGDWIGVEGHPCRTRRGELTILVTEYKLLSKALRPLPEKWHGLTDTEVRYRQRYTDLIANPDVRQVFRKRAQIITSFRKTLEDHGTLEVETPTLSILAGGANARPFKSFHNALGLDMYLRIAPELYLKRLVVGMMGRVYEIGKNFRNEGVDTMHNPEFTMMEVYWAYADYEDMMNLAEELIRNAAKAVGTLSVEWQGITLDLARPFRRVTMLDIVKEHTGVDFRNVTSDEEARKIAAEKGCGGALSGKESRFAVLNLMFETFCEEKITDPTFVIGHPTEISPLSKRDPNNPNYTHRFELFMCEKELANAFSELNDPLDQRARFEEQLRKKEAGDDEAHAFDEDFINAIETGLPPTGGLGIGIDRLVMFLTNSRSIRDVILFPTMRPKD, encoded by the coding sequence ATGATCGTGAATGGAACCACGGAAAATCAAGAGCAATCGGAAAATGAAATTCTTCGTCAACGCAAGGACAAATTGCAGCGCCTTCGGGAGGAAGAGGGATACGATCCTTACGTTGTCGAAAAATGGGATCGCAAGGATTCAATTGAGGAGATTCGCGCGCGCCATGACCATCTACAACCCGACGATGTGGCGCGTGACGTTGGGATTCGCACCGCCGGACGTCTAATGACGCTACGCCGCCAGGGCAAAGCCACCTTTGCGGATCTAGGCGACGAGAGCGGACGTATGCAGCTTTATTTCCAGATCAACGAGGTGGGCGAGGAGAGCTACAACTTTCTCAAAAAATGGGTCGATACGGGAGATTGGATCGGTGTCGAAGGACACCCCTGTAGGACCCGGCGGGGCGAACTGACAATCTTGGTCACGGAGTATAAACTGCTCAGCAAGGCGTTGCGCCCTCTGCCCGAAAAATGGCACGGCCTAACGGACACGGAAGTTCGATACCGCCAGCGTTACACCGACTTGATCGCGAACCCCGACGTGCGCCAGGTTTTTCGCAAACGTGCCCAAATCATCACTTCTTTTCGGAAAACATTGGAGGACCACGGCACGTTGGAAGTGGAAACTCCCACCCTCTCTATTCTGGCCGGCGGCGCCAACGCCCGCCCGTTCAAATCTTTTCACAACGCCTTGGGCCTTGATATGTACCTGAGGATCGCGCCGGAACTCTATCTCAAGCGGTTGGTGGTGGGCATGATGGGGCGTGTCTACGAAATCGGCAAGAACTTCCGCAACGAGGGCGTCGACACAATGCACAACCCGGAGTTCACGATGATGGAGGTTTACTGGGCTTACGCGGATTACGAGGATATGATGAACTTGGCGGAAGAACTGATCCGCAACGCCGCCAAGGCTGTGGGGACGCTCTCCGTCGAATGGCAGGGGATCACGCTGGATTTGGCGCGACCCTTTCGCCGCGTGACCATGCTCGACATAGTGAAAGAACATACAGGCGTGGATTTTCGAAACGTGACATCCGATGAGGAGGCTCGAAAAATCGCCGCAGAAAAGGGGTGCGGCGGCGCTCTATCGGGCAAAGAAAGCCGCTTCGCCGTCTTGAACCTGATGTTCGAGACGTTCTGCGAGGAGAAAATCACGGACCCAACCTTCGTTATCGGGCACCCGACGGAGATCTCGCCCCTCTCCAAGCGGGACCCGAACAATCCCAATTACACCCACCGATTCGAGCTCTTCATGTGCGAGAAAGAGCTGGCAAACGCCTTCAGCGAGCTGAACGACCCCCTGGACCAGCGCGCTCGTTTTGAGGAACAGCTTCGGAAGAAAGAGGCGGGGGACGACGAGGCTCACGCTTTCGATGAGGATTTCATCAACGCCATTGAGACGGGTTTGCCGCCCACCGGAGGACTGGGGATTGGAATCGACCGCCTCGTCATGTTCTTAACGAACTCCCGCTCTATTCGGGACGTCATCCTTTTCCCCACCATGCGCCCCAAGGATTGA